The sequence tgttaggggaggggttagaattagctaatcggacagcgtgttattgaaggaggtGCTTAATCTGGCAGGGCTGCttttctcggcacaacaccggtatCACGAGCAGTTCAGTTTTGGCAAGGTtgagctgcaggtgatggtccttcatccagagtgagATGTCATTCAGGCATGCCGAGATGCGCTCAGAAACCGTCGGATCattaggctgaaatgacaggtcgAGCTGTgtgtcatccgcatagcagtgaaaaaaaataggaaaaaccatgtttccgaatgacataACCTGGTAAAACCCCTAATATCAGACACTGGTGGTTAtgggattaaaaaaaatgtttctcatgtgtAATGCTGTAAACTGATAGACATCCAAACATTAAGAATTAAAGTGTACCAACAAATAATAGttagtaatgttttattaaatgtctggGATATATGTTTTTCCTTTAGTACAGTGCTCATAAGAGTAAAGTGAGTGTATAAACAGACTTCGACCAACAGAGGGCAGCAGTAAATAATAAAGCAGCATTAGACAAGTAGattcttaaattaaaaaaagttctTCAGTACAAACTAGAGTCGTTTAAAGTTCATGGGCACAATGTCCTTAAAGAGCTTCTGGATATAATCAAATCCAGTTCTAAAGAAGAGAAAGACGACAAAAACCCTCTGTGTCTCTTGTTTTCTGGAGTATAGTCTTACCtgtgaattgtttgtttttctgaaggAAATTATGACTATTTTACCTTGATCATGTGATGATCATGTTTATCATGAGATTAATGTACATCTAGTTCTGTTGGtgttttaatgagttttttCATTGTAAGATCATATAATTGTGTTTGGAACATTGTTTTGATCAGAAGGTGTCACTGTTGTTCttaactttttaaagttaaattctATGTTATCcaacaaaataaattttatttaaaaggaagttaaatatactacagtaaattAATACCTAAAGCAATAAAACGAATTTAATTTGAATGAACTTGTGTGTAAAATTGTTTAatcaattaaacaaaaaagcTAACAATAAAATTTTGTGAGTCAAGAATTGAAACCTTGAGAACTTAATAAATTTGCCTGTATAGAATAACAGTTTTCTGTTATTAATTTAAAAGGAAAAGCTATACTTGGATCTAATATATAGGAGGTTAAATGaatctttttactttttaataactttttaatattaaataaaatgtagagcTCTGAACCTaagaattcaaatgaaaaatgaataaaatgagctataacttttttttttttcattgtactgtctgtgttgtgactttaagtaaaacaaaaagtataaataaaagttAACTCCGCACAATGaccctgtcatgattctgcctcatcatgtaatgtctttcttggtcttgaggcagaatcatggcagagcctcttgttttgtgtggagagaaacatattattgtcggccAGACATAATGtgtgctctctccggtctcgtctttggccccgcccctctcgtttcctagTTTAGCTTCCacctgtgtttcattacccacacctgcccattgttatcttctttgttagttcccttatttaatgcccttgtgtatactgtcctgtgctcgttcgctTTGCTTCTACGCCTAGTCTGTCTTGCCGTGTGCAACAACCTGGTGAAGTATTCCTAGCCTTGTCTAAATTACCCTGTCTTGTTGCTGTGTTCATTTAGTTTAGTCCCAGTCATGTTACGTTTATTTAGTTTCTtgttctcctgtttttgcccccacgtgggtaGTGTTTTGTTCTGTCCTATCATTTAGTCCTGTCCTTGTTACCCCAtagtgggtttttgttttggtgcAAAAAATAACCCCATAATACATGAAACTTCAGCAGATAAAGTCAACTGTAAACCAGCACTTCACTGACCTTTGGTGTGACATCTTTACATGAATCACAGGAGGTTCTTGAGTTAACTCATACTGCTTACAGTAACCAAACATTCATAGGGGGAATTTCTTTCTTTGAATGAAATGATGTATGATCATTAATTCTTTAAATATtaacatcacataaatagacagcCATTGAGCTGTAGAGACAAATTAGGAACGTGATTCAAGTGATTCCACTTTTCTCTTTTCTACTAAGAGTCTTGAAAGCAGTAGTTAAACAGTGAACCTTTACTTTTTCACCCAAAACAATCGGTTATGATCAACTACAAATCTAGCATTTAATAGCATTTCATTTCTAAAATGCAATGAAACACTATGGCAGAATAAAAAGTAAGCCAGTTcttcacatcattttttaacTAATAATGAATCCTATTTAAATTAGAGAAATGCATTTTGTAAATGGctgaaatgaacaaaaactgccaatatacacataaaaacaaatcagacaaaaggacaaatgtttttttaagatgcTAATTGAAACATCTGGATGTCCGTATCATAAGCACACAAGTCCAAACAGACATTTTGGATTTACACATCACAAAAGCACAATATTGCCATAGTACACACCTGGACCAAACCCAATGTCGCTGTGACATTTTTAAGCTTCCAATAGCAAGCAGAGAATAGAAAAGTCTGATTTTTCTAACAAGCGGCTTAgacaataaaatgcaaaaactgCTTCCTTTCCCGCTAACTGCCTCTATAATTCTGAAATGATCAGGGTTTATGAGGATGAAAAGTGCATGTCCCACTGACAATGTTTACCAAAGCATCAGGAAGTTCCCGTTTTAAATCACTTTACCCATAAGTAATTTCAAACACTACAGATATAAACACTTCAGGGGTTACTGTCGTatcatacatttaaatttaaggccaaatattatttttaagaaGGGTATCTGATCCCAAATTCAATAGGAAAGAATAGGGGCTAGTAACTCAGGTGGGCCAAAAAAAACCTCATTACACTAACTTTGAAGCTTTTCAGATCCAAGTTCACATGGTACAATAATGTGTTTCTGATCATCATCATTGACACATAGGAGATCCCTATTGGAAGTCAAATATACTTTTTCAATCCTGTATCAAAGCATCAAACCCACATCTGACACAAAACACACTGCAGATTGATAACAGGGCAAAATATAGAACATACAGATACATATGCAAAACCTAAAAGAAGAAGAATGAAACCACTGAGACTATAAAATGCAACATCGTTCACGGAATCGTTTGGCCAGACTTTTCCTCTTCTTCTTTCCATTCTTCTCCTTGCTGTCCTCCATCTTCCTGGCACGGATTTCTCTCATGAGATCAAAGAAAACCTGCAAACGATTCCAATATTATTTTCTGCACTTTACACTGTAGCTTGCTTATAGCTAAATTGTAAAATTCAGTATTTATCTAAATCAAAGATTATTACAGATTGTTTTAAGAATTACATGACAGAAGAAAACGACTGCTGTTGCATGAAGGTACTTTACATTCACTTTCATAGATGTCAGCATCTAAGACGACTGGAATgttggtcattttattttttttaaattaacagaaaaactCACTAAGTGcacctgtaaaaatgtcaatatgTAAAAATAGTTTTACAGTTGTCTCCTAGCACAAACCTTATCTACATTGGCGCGGGTCTTAGCAGACGTCTCCACGTAGCAAACGCCCCACTGATCAGCTCTGGCTTTGGCTTCATCTGCGTTTACCTGCCTCCTGTCCTCCAGATCAGACTTGTTCCCCACCAGCAGAAAGGGGACGTTTTCATCCTCCTTCACCCGCAGAATCTGCTCTCTGAGTGTGGAAAGAATGGGTATCTTATGTCTGATGTACTGTTACTCTATCTTACATTTGGTATCGCTGGACACAATAAGTCAATAATGTAAGAAATTATTCTTTTCTCCAAAAGaagtgaaaaaaatataatgCTTGTCCATGAGAAACTAACTGTCATGATGCTAGCACATACTGTAGTGGGTGGTTGTTTACTGGCCCAAAAGAGCCCACCCCCAGATCTCTATGATATTCTGCACTTTAGATAAGGTTTGGTTTCCTCTTTCAGTGTACATCTATTGCTTTCAAAAGTAATACACCAAAAAGCCCACAacttaaacaataaaaataataataaacatttcaaattgtttcaataaataaatctttAGTATGAGCGAtaaattctattttatttttatggtgcttttacaatttgcattacATCAAAGCAGATGTACAAGATAAATGTGATGCAAATTCTTGCTAAAGCAAGAAATAAAATACACTGCAAATGTATCAAAAACTCTGCTTTTTTAGATTTAATCAAGTAAAAAGATCAGTGCATTTACAAGACCGTCATTAACTGAAGAAAAATCAACACATCTCCTTTAAACAATCAGAGGAGCGTCTCATGAAGAGAACTATAATTTACCTGAAATCAGCAGTTGCTGCAAAAGATTCAAGTTCAGTGATTGAGAAGACACAAAGGAAACCTTCCCCGCTGCGGAAGTAGTTATCCCGGATAGCCGCATAATCCTCCTGACCTGCTGTGTCCAGAATATCAATCTGGACTTCCTCACCATCCAGAACCACTTTCTTCCTGTAGCTGTCGGCTTTTGTGGGTTCATAGTCCTCCACAAACTTCGAAAAGACAAGAGGTGAGTAATTTATCCATATTAAGCAATTCATTCaatcatcattttttaaatgtactgtatagaaAGCATCCTCATCCTCACCTCATCATACATGAACTGCAAAGTTAAAGCTGACTTTCCCACACCACCACTTCCGACCATGATCACTTTATGGAGAGCCAGAGAGTTCTGGCCTTTCGGCTTGGCTGCTGCCATGGTAACAGTCGCTATGAGGCGGGGTTAAGGGATGAGTGTTTTTGATCAGGACAGGTGGGGTTGGGGAGGCCGTGAAGATACAGAAGGTCACTGGAGTGAGGGGTCGGGGTGCAGGCTTTTTCTGGAAAGGACCATGTATCGCTCTGTGTGTCCCTAAAAAGTTGAGAAACTTGATTATATTTGTCAGTTTACATGTTTAGCACAATTCTTCCAAACTTAtagaaaacaagaacaggaaAACCTTGCTTTACATTTTACAGACCTGTTAATGTTAAAAACAACcaaactaaaaacaaacattattaataCATCCTGGTCCTTTCTGCTCTGAagaatttttttgtaatattttattaaaatataataaatcatCTCACATTTGAAATGGCTTTTCTGCTGATGTCATCTAGGGTGCTTGAAAGCAAACTATTTCTtcacattttttcattaaaattgaTCAATTCGATCAATTTTGTTCCAAAAATCAAGCCCTACACAGTGTTCTCAGAGTATCCAGAAATACTGCCACCACcggtatattatatatatatatatatatatatatatatatatattggggTGTAACGAATACACGCAGCTCATGATATGATATACGatgaacaaatgaaataaaaattaagATAACAGATATTTTACCaaaacattaaaggaacagttcacccagaaatgaaaattctgtcatcatttactcaccctcgagttgttacgaatctgtataaatgtctttgttctgctgaacacagagaaagatatttggaagaatgcttgtaaccaaatagaTCTTGGCCAATTGCTttatttgtcctactatggtattattattttttattattattttattattattactatggtttatttttgggtgaactgtccctttaataactTTCCTTAAAAATGTGTTGTACATAAAACATCTTATAGAACTGACACAACATTGGTTTAATTGAACtttctgtatttataaaaaaaacccgAATTAGGTAAATCTAtgaaaaattacacaaaatgttaacataaaattAAGATAGGGATTAAGAAAGCCTCCTAAAGCAGTGAATTAAAAAGACAACTTTAAAACATATTATGTTGACGCAAGTAACGTGTTGGCAGC comes from Triplophysa rosa linkage group LG23, Trosa_1v2, whole genome shotgun sequence and encodes:
- the ralaa gene encoding ras-related protein Ral-A; this translates as MAAAKPKGQNSLALHKVIMVGSGGVGKSALTLQFMYDEFVEDYEPTKADSYRKKVVLDGEEVQIDILDTAGQEDYAAIRDNYFRSGEGFLCVFSITELESFAATADFREQILRVKEDENVPFLLVGNKSDLEDRRQVNADEAKARADQWGVCYVETSAKTRANVDKVFFDLMREIRARKMEDSKEKNGKKKRKSLAKRFRERCCIL